The following proteins come from a genomic window of Candidozyma auris chromosome 4, complete sequence:
- the TIF4631 gene encoding translation initiation factor eIF4G encodes MSGKPESQADIPSSSKATTAGAPAAAAAVQPTPAARAPAPSSAPAPSGEAQDAQGHQQAPGQKYPQHGHFGPNSQGKPYNRHNTQQGGSAPGTPQHHHQQVHHHHQGQRNYQKNYYNNAGANANAGANNSGSKQHHQQHHQQRNYAKVGAQQGQYQNYGYPSNMYNYYPMYYPPQMMQAATGAVSVPGSYAPQSPSLSHSPVQTYPAASVSPAGSSKVKITDKDGRQVNLEEKKKSSASSSASTTPVPATAQMVKPQSSESAPATASESAPATNTGASAGATPAAAAKKTNAAEEFRKKILAKAKAAKEAKEKQEAEAKAKEKQNEPVAEEAAKKDTPAVEPIAEAVPEKKEEPAIIKTESPESKEVPPKEAEKQAVPVEKAVEPKVEEEPVETSKPAEPASLPEERTPSTDASKTESAPVGVPEGAPAEAKATVAEPEAAHEAEPASTEPADDIEEEDEGVEDAEPENEAGVFDLSSFFDRLQTCKDIEDAFTYPYPYPLTGVDARWRAGKKKYRYDPQFLLQFRESVSYPVDDAWKEKLEGLGIVANKRPGPGGPQRMNSTRFGSGPIPNRMGGPQQGRPGSFDGRQNSRSGSRRRGGSSMGNPRERSTRNRNQSRRGPKEKEEEPPKPAEEVKPLVPSANRWVPRSRQKKTEVKTAPDGTVLLDKEDVERKVKSSLNKLTLEMFEPITEELLTIAKQSRYEEDAATIKQVISLTFAKACDEPYWSAVYAQFCAKMLKEISDDIKDVNTLTKSGEPATGGDLARRILLATCQSEYEKGWVDKLPTNPDGSPLEPEMMSDEYYAMAAAKRRGLGLVKFIGNLYILNMLNDQVILHCLRDQSKNVTDPSEDSLENLAQLIKTVGPRFEASERNKAALNMIFDNIQLILDNCKLSSRIKFMLMDLQDLKKSNWKSLKQESGPKTIKEIHNEAELKRLEESRAQAEKRRNKGGYNSGGYSGGDSRSNSTRGGASWGNKKESRAPTKDSRGFQSVSRSQSNRPTPDSSFNASHMSPRENSKRTDSMASNIFAALDGDNDDMESEGAGH; translated from the coding sequence ATGTCTGGCAAACCTGAATCTCAGGCAGACATTCCGTCCTCGCTGAAGGCGACGACCGCAGGTGCtccagctgctgctgctgccgtTCAACCCACTCCAGCAGCTCGGGCCCCAGCGCCATCGTCAGCCCCAGCACCCTCTGGCGAAGCCCAAGACGCCCAAGGCCACCAGCAGGCCCCGGGCCAAAAGTACCCCCAGCATGGCCATTTTGGTCCAAACAGTCAGGGAAAACCGTACAATAGACACAACACCCAACAGGGTGGATCAGCACCGGGTACTCCtcagcaccaccaccagcaagtgcaccatcaccaccagGGCCAAAGAAACTACCAGAAAAACTACTACAATAACGCTGGTGCCAATGCTAATGCTGGTGCAAATAACAGTGGTTCCAAGCAACACCATCAGcagcatcaccaacaacgCAACTATGCGAAGGTGGGTGCTCAGCAGGGCCAGTACCAAAACTACGGCTACCCTTCCAACATGTACAACTACTACCCCATGTACTACCCGCCTCAGATGATGCAGGCTGCCACGGGAGCGGTCAGTGTGCCAGGCTCGTACGCCCCTCAACTGCCGCTGCTTTCACACTCACCCGTGCAGACTTACCCGGCTGCCAGTGTCTCTCCTGCTGGGTCttcaaaagtgaagatcaCAGACAAAGATGGGAGACAGGTGaacttggaggagaagaagaagctgagcGCCAGCTCGTCTGCGCTGACGACCCCAGTGCCTGCTACAGCTCAGATGGTGAAGCCTCAGAGCTCCGAGTCTGCTCCTGCCACTGCTTCTGAGTCTGCTCCTGCTACCAACACTGGTGCCTCTGCGGGTGCCACCCCTGCCGCTGCTGCGAAGAAGACGAATGCAGCGGAGGAGTTcaggaagaagattttggctAAGGCCAAGGCTGCAAAGGAGGCAAAGgaaaaacaagaagccGAGGCTAAGGCTAAGGAGAAACAGAATGAGCCAGTGGCGGAAGAAGCTGCTAAGAAAGACACCCCAGCTGTTGAGCCAATTGCAGAGGCCGTTccagaaaagaaggaggagccAGCCATTATTAAAACAGAATCTCCAGAGCTGAAGGAAGTGCCACCAAAGGAAGCTGAGAAGCAAGCTGTGCCAGTAGAGAAGGCAGTTGAGCCAAAGGTTGAGGAAGAGCCAGTTGAAACATCAAAGCCTGCTGAACCTGCTTCTCTACCCGAGGAAAGAACGCCTTCGACAGACGCTTCAAAGACAGAGTCTGCTCCTGTTGGTGTGCCAGAGGGTGCCCCTGCTGAGGCAAAAGCTACCGTCGCTGAGCCAGAAGCTGCCCATGAGGCTGAGCCTGCTTCCACGGAGCCAGCTGATGACATcgaagaggaggatgaaGGTGTCGAGGACGCTGAGCCCGAAAATGAAGCTGGTGTTTTTGATCTTTCCTCATTCTTCGACAGGTTGCAAACCTGTAAGGATATTGAAGATGCTTTCACCTACCCTTACCCATACCCATTGACTGGTGTTGACGCTAGATGGAGGGCcggcaagaagaaatatAGATACGACCCTCAATTCTTGCTTCAATTCCGCGAGTCGGTATCATACCCAGTTGACGACGCCtggaaggagaagcttgaaggCTTGGGCATCGTTGCAAACAAGAGACCAGGACCCGGCGGTCCACAACGCATGAACTCCACCAGATTTGGCAGTGGGCCCATTCCAAACAGAATGGGCGGACCACAACAGGGAAGACCTGGTCTGTTTGACGGCAGACAGAACTCTAGATCTGgctcgagaagaagaggtggaTCTAGCATGGGTAACCCCAGGGAGAGATCTACGAGAAACAGAAACCAGTCTAGAAGAGGCCCTaaggagaaagaggaagagccaCCAAAACCAGCAGAGGAGGTGAAACCACTAGTTCCTTCTGCCAACAGATGGGTGCCAAGATCAAGACAGAAAAAGACGGAAGTGAAGACTGCTCCGGACGGAAcagttcttcttgacaaggAGGATGTCGAGAGAAAGGTGAAGTCTtcgttgaacaagttgacTTTAGAGATGTTTGAGCCAATCACAGAAGAATTGTTGACCATAGCCAAGCAATCGCGTtacgaagaagatgccGCTACAATCAAGCAGGTTATTTCTTTGACATTTGCCAAAGCCTGTGACGAGCCATACTGGTCTGCGGTCTATGCACAATTTTGTGCTAAGATGTTGAAAGAGATTTCCGATGACATCAAGGATGTTAACACCCTTACAAAGAGCGGTGAGCCAGCTACTGGTGGTGACTTAGCTAGAAGAATCTTGTTGGCGACTTGCCAGTCCGAATACGAAAAGGGCTGGGTTGACAAGCTTCCTACCAACCCTGATGGTTCTCCATTGGAGCCAGAGATGATGTCTGACGAATATTACGCTATGGCTGCTGCCAAGAGAAGAGGTCTTGGTTTGGTCAAGTTTATTGGTAACTTGTACATCTTGAACATGTTGAATGATCAGGTCATTTTGCATTGCTTGAGAGATCAGTCGAAGAACGTCACGGACCCATCCGAGGACTCGTTGGAAAACTTGGCGCAATTGATCAAGACTGTTGGTCCAAGATTTGAGGCATCGGAAAGAAACAAGGCTGCATTGAACATGATTTTTGACAACATTCAGCTAATCTTGGACAACTGCAAGCTCTCTTCCAGAATCAAGTTTATGTTGATGGACTTGcaggatttgaagaagagcaacTGGAAGTCGCTCAAGCAAGAGTCGGGACCTAAGACgatcaaagaaattcaTAACGAGGCCGAGTTGAAGAGACTAGAAGAAAGTAGGGCGCAAGcggagaagagaagaaacaaggGTGGCTACAACAGTGGTGGTTACAGTGGTGGGGACTCTAGATCCAACTCCACAAGAGGAGGGGCTTCCTGGGGTAACAAGAAGGAGTCAAGAGCACCAACAAAGGACTCTAGAGGTTTCCAGTCGGTTTCGAGGTCTCAATCAAACAGACCCACCCCAGACTCTAGCTTCAATGCGTCGCACATGTCTCCAAGAGAAAACTCAAAGAGAACTGACTCCATGGCGTCCAACATATTCGCTGCTTTGGACGGTGACAACGACGATATGGAGTCTGAAGGCGCCGGCCACTAA
- a CDS encoding ssDNA-dependent ATPase MGS1, translating into MANAKSTVQESLRRPLSELIRPSSLENVVGQEHLLSSSNGSITNFITLGYLPSMILYGPPGVGKTTLAKLLAEKTFYVFREFSATDATLAQLRELSLVILEENKKRSRRNEDRLRAVIFIDEIHRFTTTQQDVLLPFIESGSFVFIGATTVDPKKRIRRAIMSRCQLFELKQLSKNDVKRVVEKAIVFENIRRRMLSDLPALDLEEGSADVIVSYAHGDGRTAVNFIELLSSKIDRKETRLTKEEVESSIRSLTKVRFGLQNEQNVKFLEQLYDFMNQRQPSDTAKLTEARQHVHYEHDEAARRCFVTVDVKGAMEAASDLESCQGDVSDDEFSDDDMNEPGPIYSDEEEEVTYSNRVSRTKYFVQAAAHTMLKLLADGESPHLIMKYLILYNCVYVDVGSSKLPNIMAVHKSLQKATINPHVALTNCIEQLTFAKKWRGELITRTLRLLKAYFSSSLPKAEKDHDEGALRVVYDHTLLKELLTDPRSKAETMPCMPYKDVCYDFEESDYTLGNSGMSLLE; encoded by the coding sequence ATGGCCAATGCAAAGTCTACGGTCCAGGAGTCTCTACGACGACCCCTATCTGAACTCATAAGGCCATCTTCTTTAGAGAATGTCGTTGGTCAAGAGCACCTTCTTAGCAGCTCTAATGgctccatcaccaacttcatAACCTTAGGCTACCTACCATCAATGATCCTATATGGTCCACCTGGAGTGGGCAAAACAACGTTGGCAAAACTTCTTGCAGAAAAGACATTTTATGTATTTAGGGAGTTTTCAGCTACAGATGCTACTCTTGCGCAGTTGAGAGAGCTCTCATTGGTTATATTAGAGGAGAATAAGAAGAGAAGTAGAAGGAACGAGGATAGGCTTAGAGCCGTCATATTCATAGATGAGATTCATCGGTTCACGACTACTCAGCAGGATGTCTTGCTACCATTCATTGAAAGTGGGTCTTTCGTCTTCATTGGTGCCACTACGGTAGATcccaagaaaagaataCGAAGAGCCATTATGTCACGGTGtcagctttttgagctcaaacagctttccaaaaatgACGTGAAGCGCGTTGTTGAGAAGGCAATTGTATTTGAAAACATCCGCAGGCGGATGTTGTCTGATTTGCCAGCCTTGGATCTCGAGGAAGGCTCTGCTGACGTGATTGTGTCATATGCTCATGGAGACGGGAGAACAGCAGTAAATttcattgagcttttgagctCGAAGATTGATAGAAAGGAGACGCGGCTTACGAAGGAGGAAGTTGAAAGCTCCATTCGGAGCTTGACAAAAGTACGGTTTGGTCTTCAGAACGAACAGAATGTGAAATTTCTTGAGCAGCTTTACGACTTTATGAATCAGAGGCAACCATCTGATACAGCTAAGCTCACAGAAGCCCGCCAGCATGTACACTATGAACACGACGAGGCTGCCAGACGGTGCTTTGTCACTGTAGACGTCAAAGGTGCTATGGAGGCTGCCTCCGACTTGGAAAGCTGTCAGGGGGATGTAtctgatgatgagtttTCTGACGACGACATGAACGAGCCGGGTCCGATCTATCtggatgaagaagaagaggtcACATACTCTAACCGGGTGTCAAGAACCAAATACTTTGTTCAAGCTGCTGCACATACCATGCTAAAGCTTTTGGCAGATGGAGAACTGCCTCACTTGATCATGAAGTACCTAATACTATACAATTGCGTTTACGTTGACGTTGGCAGTTCGAAACTACCGAACATCATGGCAGTGCATAAGTCACTTCAAAAAGCCACAATCAACCCACATGTTGCATTAACCAACTGCATTGAGCAGTTAACTTTTGCCAAAAAATGGAGAGGTGAACTTATCACTCGAACCTTACGACTCTTGAAGGCTTATTTCAGCTCAAGCCTACCCAAGGCCGAAAAGGATCACGACGAAGGTGCACTTCGAGTGGTATACGACCAcactcttttgaaagagcttctcaCAGACCCCCGATCAAAAGCTGAAACAATGCCATGCATGCCTTACAAAGATGTTTGCTACGATTTTGAGGAGTCGGATTATACCTTGGGGAACTCCGGCATGAGCCTACTAGAATAG
- the MFG1 gene encoding Mfg1p → MNGNSNGSFNMNLQSGSPSMGQLPNQYSSSPMMPQQQQQQQQQQQQQQQQQQQQHSNRAIPQASPNYGVSYPQQQRSMSVGNGNGNSQMMGMNQINPAVVPSPHMGQQITPNQRQQSYMQANGPAQNPHQPKYTNYSPPPEGQLESGPHMMQQAGPMINQYKVEPGMMGPGHQQQQQSQQSQQPIQTPAQAQAQIQAAQFQHQNFQNMRAGPQGPQPPHSQGDVGFQQVNAAQRQLQPGIQSTGGSSQAHQMQPSPQNSANGQQGLQGQGQAKHMGAQSRPQSAQNTPGQSHSVNPSQALNQGVGPGQTQAAHTLGKPTQVVPGAQVMQRVGLTQAAQAEVHNKIVRRNLGNAGVVRLLDLIDLVSNEPIETLQTIEFWSRLVSAYFVPTGLIRLTTSTSAGRKPTQGVADFLNGKSSNPRSFELDVASAPRFFLSNVTSQALASLQLFLSGAKSQALNNGSIFIGSKITINYNYSDGSMGTANGYCRILLNRDLRIDWVDCRMMHYQSSIGTSVLASHFQNYTTNVGHKAGGKDFVTHLTEKCHAAQTFADYGLHEKAVRTLQTGDVMTILGPLMAYSTSNNIASPLKAMEEFTSNPSSFMRVVSSSMVLMASCQARLHVQ, encoded by the coding sequence ATGAACGGCAACTCCAACGGCTCGTTCAATATGAACCTCCAGAGCGGGCTGCCCTCCATGGGCCAGCTTCCCAACCAGTACTCGTCGTCGCCCATGATgccacagcagcaacaacaacaacaacagcagcagcagcagcaacaacagcaacaacaacaacaacattCAAATAGAGCCATACCTCAGGCTCTGCCCAACTACGGCGTGCTGTATCCACAGCAACAACGCCTGATGAGCGTGGGCAATGGGAACGGCAACTCGCAGATGATGGGCATGAACCAAATAAACCCGGCCGTGGTGCCTCTGCCACATATGGGCCAGCAAATCACTCCGAATCAGCGACAGCAGCTGTACATGCAAGCAAACGGGCCAGCTCAGAACCCTCACCAGCCGAAATACACAAACTATAGCCCACCGCCTGAAGGGCAGCTCGAGTCTGGGCCCCATATGATGCAGCAGGCTGGACCCATGATCAATCAGTATAAGGTGGAGCCAGGAATGATGGGGCCAGgtcaccagcagcagcagcagctgcagCAGCTGCAGCAGCCGATACAGACGCCAGCACAAGCCCAGGCTCAAATTCAGGCGGCACAGTTCCAACATCAGAACTTTCAGAACATGCGTGCTGGACCTCAGGGCCCTCAACCCCCTCATAGTCAGGGAGATGTTGGTTTTCAGCAAGTTAATGCTGCACAACGACAGCTTCAACCAGGGATCCAACTGACAGGTGGATCCTCACAGGCTCATCAAATGCAGCCACTGCCGCAGAACCTGGCTAATGGGCAACAAGGCTTGCAAGGACAAGGTCAGGCTAAACACATGGGTGCACAATCTCGTCCTCAGTCTGCTCAGAATACTCCTGGTCAAAGCCATTCAGTGAACCCATCACAGGCACTAAATCAAGGTGTTGGGCCCGGACAAACTCAAGCTGCGCACACGCTAGGAAAGCCAACGCAAGTCGTTCCAGGAGCGCAGGTTATGCAAAGAGTGGGCTTGACTCAAGCAGCACAGGCAGAGGTTCATAACAAAATTGTGCGCCGCAATCTAGGCAACGCTGGCGTGGTTCGTTTGCTAGACCTCATAGATCTCGTTCTGAACGAGCCTATAGAGACTTTACAGACGATTGAGTTTTGGTCTAGACTTGTTTCGGCTTACTTCGTACCTACTGGCTTAATCAGACTAACGACTAGCACATCTGCAGGGAGAAAACCAACCCAGGGGGTTGCCGATTTCTTAAATGGAAAGTCAAGCAACCCAAGATCATTTGAACTAGATGTTGCGAGTGCTCCTAGGTTTTTCCTTTCAAATGTCACATCTCAAGCGTTGGCTTCACTACAACTCTTTCTATCCGGCGCTAAATCTCAAGCTTTGAATAATGGACTGATCTTTATTGGCTCAAAAATTACAATCAACTACAACTACCTGGATGGCTCAATGGGCACAGCCAATGGTTACTGTCGTATTCTTCTAAATCGTGATCTTAGAATTGATTGGGTGGACTGTCGCATGATGCATTACCAGAGTTCGATTGGCACATCTGTCTTAGCAAGCCATTTTCAAAACTACACTACGAATGTCGGCCATAAAGCGGGAGGGAAAGATTTTGTTACTCATCTTACAGAGAAATGTCATGCTGCACAAACTTTCGCTGACTATGGGCTTCATGAGAAGGCCGTGAGAACTCTACAAACGGGTGATGTTATGACCATACTTGGTCCACTAATGGCGTACTCGACGAGCAACAACATCGCATCCCCACTCAAGGCCATGGAAGAGTTTACCTCCAACCCATCTAGCTTCATGCGTGTGGTACTGTCGCTGATGGTGCTAATGGCTCTGTGTCAAGCCCGTCTCCACGTACAGTAA
- the PEX17 gene encoding Pex17p: MSVPIVTIPEAAFDTAGLALVAARRRSRLFAYLVRLLNGSGALLVLAYIVGLLGIRPLLETKVIRRLDFLESTRTKLRDLYLELIGKVDHIPIVALHRPGSSKLYAEAFCQTESSQASDDEEINNKRTLGSEKVWSKLGVLSAGLRQCTAFSVSEMPNYKMTDLSIKQFQQKTDQSFFSHRDMFFRDVLQPDGTSREKNLASEAKGEIRGIKGLFMSGQI, from the coding sequence ATGTCAGTTCCTATCGTTACGATACCAGAGGCTGCCTTTGATACAGCAGGGCTTGCACTTGTGGCTGCTCGTCGAAGACTGAGGTTATTTGCGTACCTTGTTCGCCTACTCAATGGCTCAGGAGCATTATTAGTGCTTGCTTACATCGTCGGTCTCTTAGGCATCAGGCCACTATTGGAGACGAAGGTAATTAGACGCTTAGACTTCTTGGAGTCTACCAGAACAAAACTACGGGATTTATATCTTGAGCTTATTGGCAAAGTGGACCATATCCCTATAGTGGCCCTCCATAGGCCTGGATCAAGTAAGTTATATGCCGAGGCATTTTGTCAAACGGAGTCATCGCAGGCTTccgatgatgaagaaatcaacaacaagcgCACATTGGGCCTGGAGAAGGTGTGGCTGAAGCTCGGGGTGTTACTGGCTGGGTTGCGTCAGTGTACTGCCTTTTCAGTGAGCGAGATGCCTAACTACAAAATGACTGATTTGTCGATCAAGCAATTTCAGCAAAAAACTGACCAGTCTTTTTTTAGTCATCGAGATATGTTTTTCAGAGATGTTTTGCAGCCTGACGGCACTTCCAGAGAGAAGAACCTCGCCCTGGAGGCCAAGGGTGAGATCCGTGGAATCAAAGGTCTTTTCATGAGCGGACAAATATAA
- the VID27 gene encoding Vid27p, protein MNFLRKFIGATPIDEIASIPSGKLFLTRAPFSPKGALECLYNDALIKIKKTTREHYYQLSIIKASQEGELNSESADDENDEDSSEDSSEESGNGDEKVFSIDSSLKFNIYTKSDGSQAISWKDINGDIGDRFEFAIDEDVKYTEVDNFALSLYKCLYEHRYQKSAAGISDIDQLSEFVYDPNTDDEVEEMDKLSRFAMSCANSQDHTS, encoded by the coding sequence ATGAACTTTCTCAGAAAGTTTATAGGGGCCACCCCCATCGATGAGATAGCTCTGATACCTTCAGGCAAGCTATTTCTCACCCGGGCGCCGTTCCTGCCGAAGGGTGCCTTGGAGTGCTTATACAACGATGCCCTCAtcaagataaagaagacAACAAGAGAGCACTACTACCAGCTTTCGATAATTAAGGCCAGCCAGGAAGGCGAGCTCAACCTGGAGTCTGCAGATGACGAGAATGACGAAGATTCCTCGGAGGACAGTAGTGAAGAAAGCGGGAACGGCGATGAGAAGGTATTCTCAATAGACTCAAGCCTCAAGTTTAATATATACACAAAGAGTGATGGTTCACAGGCAATCTCATGGAAGGATATCAATGGAGACATCGGCGACCGCTTTGAGTTTGCTATAGATGAAGACGTCAAGTACACTGAGGTAGACAACTTCGCCCTCAGCTTGTACAAGTGCTTATATGAGCATCGTTACCAGAAGTCTGCTGCTGGAATCAGTGATATAGACCAGCTCTCCGAGTTTGTCTACGATCCAAATACCGATGACGAAGTGGAGGAGATGGACAAGTTGTCCAGGTTTGCAATGTCATGCGCCAACTCTCAAGATCACACACTGTGA
- a CDS encoding regulator of G-protein signaling domain-containing protein codes for MNYDCSKRCSIPPLDEIVAPSREPTNCGPYSKANFVAYLAASHCTENLEFIVELDRFIAAVGDLSRANLSAPVDSPAQRIAEQDRLLHQWRVLYRIFIAKDSIKEVNIPWTLRSTFSEDILPSLADLSHTRGVVYELLLDNYNEFILHTRETTNDSCTLRRRSEIVAPDQQPPVFNNSSSFADHDVAPCPPFTPSREKSCSAAGLKDQWEKALLDFELGKTEEYECTNPDPSSDSTSNYGSSRSRNGSDGTVSSMRTSSRGSSIGSMVDNIKGYSNLKKAVRKFKHRRSSAEGVDVVQ; via the coding sequence ATGAACTACGACTGTTCTAAAAGGTGCTCTATCCCGCCACTAGATGAGATAGTGGCTCCCTCGAGAGAACCCACAAACTGTGGGCCCTATTCCAAAGCGAACTTTGTCGCCTACTTGGCAGCGTCGCACTGCACGGAGAACTTGGAGTTCATCGTGGAGCTCGACCGCTTCATTGCCGCCGTCGGCGACTTGAGCAGAGCGAACTTGTCGGCCCCGGTAGACTCGCCGGCCCAGAGAATCGCCGAGCAGGACCGCTTGCTCCACCAATGGCGGGTGCTCTACCGAATTTTCATAGCCAAGGACTCCATTAAGGAAGTCAACATTCCATGGACTCTCCGCTCCACCTTCCTGGAGGACATCCTTCCGCTGCTTGCTGACCTCTCGCATACTCGTGGTGTTGTGTACGAGCTTCTCTTAGACAATTATAACGAGTTCATCTTGCACACTCGTGAAACCACTAATGACTCTTGCACACTTCGGCGCCGCCTGGAGATCGTTGCCCCAGATCAGCAGCCTCCTGTGTTCAAtaattcttcttcctttgccGACCACGACGTTGCTCCCTGCCCTCCTTTTACACCTTCCAGGGAGAAGTCCTGCAGTGCCGCAGGCTTGAAAGACCAATGGGAAAAGGCCCTACTAGACTTTGAACTCGGCAAGACCGAGGAATACGAGTGTACAAACCCAGACCCTAGCTCAGACTCGACTTCTAACTACGGCTCTTCTCGCAGCCGTAATGGCTCCGACGGAACCGTGAGCTCTATGCGCACCTCCTCACGGGGATCCTCCATTGGATCAATGGTAGATAACATCAAGGGCTACTCtaatttgaagaaagcagtCCGCAAATTCAAGCACCGCCGCTCGCTGGCTGAGGGCGTTGACGTCGTCCAATGA
- the MET4 gene encoding Met4p — protein sequence MPETSNALIDQLVYIDNFINNTAEDTPNLDVDSQLSLDLAAFADDSFVFPDEDKPKNEDEDPHDEFHQEPSNSASLGNNDSWFGSFNKKGSKDKDAKGLSVNERTKLAKMNRLNHYQQRHVDASNTPTLPSQAHNNENGIHYNETGISAASFAPSEPSNESNNIFKDPQPDLSNLPKFPVPSGAKNSLQQAGLSQYQIELLSALIAQHQGTLDQQHADPYQNQDQNSKQDQSRSNRDPNYANVFAIAPTLAYHSADTPGSVGSAFSSGSSSHASSALATPSISSASDFAAGEGRNSVSGEGRPVDRSSELDKRKRNTAASARFRIKKKMKEKELEAKIQHLDELIRQFEIKVGELQMENRLLKNLIIEKGNRNSDEELLLLKERVKSEKRD from the coding sequence ATGCCCGAAACCTCCAACGCCTTGATAGACCAGTTGGTCTACATCGATAACTTCATAAATAATACCGCTGAAGATACTCCGAATCTTGATGTCGATAGCCAGTTGCTGCTTGACCTCGCGGCTTTCGCTGACGACTCGTTTGTCTTTCCTGACGAGGATAAGCCCAAaaacgaagatgaagacCCTCACGATGAATTCCACCAGGAGCCTTCAAACTCTGCCTCCTTGGGAAATAACGACTCGTGGTTTGGTctgttcaacaagaaggGCTCCAAAGACAAAGACGCAAAGGGCCTCAGTGTCAACGAACGCACCAAACTAGCCAAAATGAATCGCCTAAATCACTACCAGCAAAGACACGTCGATGCGCTGAATACACCTACGCTTCCGAGCCAGGCTCACAATAACGAGAATGGAATTCACTACAACGAGACTGGTATTTCCGCAGCATCGTTTGCCCCCAGCGAGCCTTCGAACGAGTCCAACAATATATTCAAGGATCCCCAGCCCGATCTTTCAAACCTACCTAAGTTTCCCGTACCTTCCGGAGCCAAGAACTCTCTCCAACAGGCTGGACTCAGTCAGTATCAAATCGAGTTGCTTTCAGCGCTTATAGCACAACACCAAGGCACTCTAGATCAGCAACATGCTGACCCTTATCAAAACCAAGACCAGAACTCAAAGCAAGATCAAAGCCGAAGCAATCGTGACCCAAACTACGCAAACGTGTTTGCCATCGCACCTACGCTAGCTTACCACTCTGCAGATACTCCAGGATCTGTAGGATCAGCCTTCAGCTCTGGAAGCAGTTCGCACGCAAGCTCCGCTCTTGCAACACCAAGTATTCTGAGTGCAAGTGACTTTGCCGCTGGTGAAGGCAGAAACTCTGTCTCCGGCGAAGGAAGACCCGTAGATCGCTCGTCAGAACTTGACAAGCGAAAACGCAACACAGCAGCCAGTGCACGTTTTAGGAttaagaagaaaatgaaggagaaagagtTGGAAGCCAAGATTCAGCATTTGGACGAGCTTATTCGTCAGTTCGAAATTAAAGTGGGTGAGCTCCAAATGGAGAATAGACTTCTCAAGAATCTTATTATCGAAAAAGGCAACCGCAATTCAGACGAGGAGCTTCTATTATTGAAGGAGAGGGTCAAGTCGGAGAAACGCGATTAG